The Pseudomonas viciae genomic interval GCAGGAGCGCTTCGGCGATCAGGTTGAGCAAGCACGGGCCGGCGGATTGACCGACTGGGCGCAACGCCCAGAAGGTTGGCTGGCCCTGGTGCTGCTGCTTGATCAACTCCCGCGAATGATCTTTCGCGACACGCCCAAGGCCTTTTCCGGTGACCTGCGAGCGCAAGCGCTGGTGGCCCAGGGCATGGCGGCGGGTTTCGACCGGCAACTCAAACCGATCCAGCGTGTATTCATCTACCTGGTGCTCGAGCACTGCGAAAACCTGGCGGTGCAGAACGAGGCCGTGTCGCGGTTCATCGACTTGGTTCGCGAGCAGCCTGAAGCGGATCGAGCGGTGTTTGAAGACAACCTGGATTATGCCGAGCGGCATCAGAAGATCATTGCGCGGTTTGGGCGCTTTCCCCACCGCAATGCGGTGTTGGGGCGCGAGTCTACGGCTGAGGAAATCGAGTTCTTGAACAGGCCTGGGTCCAGGTTCTGAATTTTCTGCGAGGCTGATGCCGTCTTCGCGAGCAAGCCCGCTCCCACAGTCGATCGTGTTTCCCTGACGGGGCTCGGTCAACTGTGGGAGCGGGCTTGCTCGCGAAAGGGCCCTTGAGAGCGTTAGATCCGGAAGCTACCCACCAACTGCTTCAAGCGCGCCGCCTGCTGTTCAAGGTCGGCACAGGCGCGCAATGTCGCTTGCAGGTTTTCCACGCCTTCCTGGTTCAGGGTATTGATCTCGGTGATGTCGACGTTGATCGATTCCACCACGGCGGTCTGCTCT includes:
- a CDS encoding DUF924 family protein, with product MAQPWQPLLDWWFGSADTPDEIAADKGKLWFGKRHDRQAQERFGDQVEQARAGGLTDWAQRPEGWLALVLLLDQLPRMIFRDTPKAFSGDLRAQALVAQGMAAGFDRQLKPIQRVFIYLVLEHCENLAVQNEAVSRFIDLVREQPEADRAVFEDNLDYAERHQKIIARFGRFPHRNAVLGRESTAEEIEFLNRPGSRF